The Oncorhynchus nerka isolate Pitt River linkage group LG12, Oner_Uvic_2.0, whole genome shotgun sequence genome includes a region encoding these proteins:
- the LOC115138621 gene encoding rho-associated protein kinase 2-like, whose product MSLGAERRMENRLKKLEAMIKDPRSAINLESLLDSINAFVLDLDYPALRKNKNIETFLNRYEKVMGHIRDFQMRSEDFDRVKVIGRGAFGEVQLVRHKASQKVYAMKLLSKFEMIKRSDSAFFWEERDIMAFANSPWVVQLCCAFQDDRYLYMVMEYMPGGDLVNLTSTYDVPEKWARFYTAEVVMALDAIHSLGFIHRDVKPDNMLLDRHGHLKLADFGTCMKMDSTGMVHCDTAVGTPDYISPEVLKSQGGDGYYGRECDWWSVGVFIFEMLVGDTPFYADSLVGTYSKIMDHKNSLNFPDDVEISKDAKNLICAFLTDREVRLGRNGVEEIKRHPFFKNDQWNFDSIRNTAAPVVPELSSDIDTSNFDEIEDDKGDVETFPTPKAFVGNQLPFVGFTYFKEDQLLSGVNNSTVVTVNSTALKGEDIVMSAKLQKKLHQLEEQLNNEMQTKDELEHKCRTATSRLEKTSKDLDEEVSSRKALESSLRQLEREKALLQHKTVESHRKAESEADRKRCLENEVNSLRDQLDEMKKRNQNSHISNEKNIHLQRQLDEANALLRAEQDVATRLRKAQTETGKQVQALEAGGRELQDKCCLLERSKLTLEKEFIGLQAALEAERREHSQGSETITDMQGRISGLEDEVWQVRQALSKAETEKRQLQEKLTDLEKEKNNKEIDMTYKLKVLQQGLEQEEASHKATKARLADKSKIESIEGAKSEAMKDMEQKLQEERASKLRVENRMLELEKHSSMLDCDYKQSLQKLDELRRHKERLTEEVKNLTLKIEQETQKRSLTQNDLKAQNQQLNALKTSEKQLKQEANHLLEIKRSLEKQNQELRKERQDSDGQMKELQDQLEAEQYFSTLYKTQVRELKEECEEKSKLYKDIQQSLQELQEERDSLAAQLEITLTKADSEQLARSIAEEQYSDLEKEKIMKELELKEMMARHKQELGEKDITTGSLEEANRTLTSDVANLANEKEELNNKLRETLEELQTSKDDEQQMSQMKLTFEKQLQSERTLKTQAVNKLAEIMNRKEVRAAGSRRGNDIDVRRKEKENRKLQLELRSEKEKLNSSIIKYQREINDMQAQIADESQVRIELQMALDSKDSDIEQLRNLLSSANVSSLESASINSGPDFDADDAYTEMRLEGWLSLPVRNNTKKFGWERKYVVVSSKKILFYNSEQDKELSNPYMVLDIDKLFHVRPVTQTDVYRADAKEIPRIFQILYANEGECKKEPEFPVELASGEKSSYICHKGHEFIPTLYHFPTNCEACTKPLWHMFKPPPALECRRCHIKCHKDHMDKKEEIIAPCKVNYDVSMAKNLLLLAVSQEEQQEWVGRLVKKITKKPPAPEHFARSSPRVSMKVQPSQSMRRPSRQLPPSKNSPPRADAPRMQREDSKSGH is encoded by the exons TTGTGCTGTGCCTTCCAAGATGACCGTTACCTCTACATGGTGATGGAGTACATGCCTGGAGGGGACCTGGTGAACCTCACCAGTACCTACGATGTGCCTGAGAAGTGGGCCCGGTTCTATACGGCCGAGGTGGTCATGGCACTGGATGCCATCCACTCCCTGGGTTTCATCCACCGCGACGTCAAGCCTGACAACATGCTCCTGGACCGCCACGGACACCTCAAACTGGCCGACTTCGGAACATGCATGAAGATGGACTCG ACTGGGATGGTGCACTGTGACACAGCGGTTGGCACTCCAGACTACATCTCTCCTGAGGTTCTGAAGTCGCAGGGTGGAGATGGTTACTATGGACGGGAGTGTGACTGGTGGTCTGTAGGGGTCTTCATCTTCGAGATGCTAGTCG GTGACACACCGTTCTATGCCGACTCCCTTGTTGGAACCTACAGTAAGATCATGGACCACAAGAATTCCCTCAACTTTCCAGATGACGTAGAGATCTCCAAAGATGCCAAAAACTTAATCTGTGCCTTCTTGACAGACAG GGAGGTACGACTGGGCCGCAACGGGGTGGAGGAGATCAAGCGACACCCCTTTTTCAAGAATGACCAATGGAACTTTGACAGCATTAGAAACA CGGCCGCTCCTGTGGTTCCAGAATTGAGCAGTGACATTGACACCAGTAACTTTGATGAGATAGAAGATGACAAGGGTGACGTGGAGACCTTCCCTACTCCTAAGGCCTTTGTGGGCAACCAGCTTCCCTTCGTCGGCTTCACATACTTCAAGGAGGACCA GTTACTAAGCGGTGTGAATAACTCAACAGTTGTGACTGTGAACTCAACAGCCTTGAAAGGAGAG GATATTGTGATG TCAGCCAAGCTGCAGAAGAAACTCCACCAGCTGGAAGAGCAGCTCAATAATGAGATGCAGACCAAAGATGAGCTGGAGCACAAGTGCAG AACTGCCACCAGTCGTCTAGAGAAAACCTCCAAAGATCTTGATGAAGAA GTGAGTAGCAGGAAGGCTCTGGAGTCGAGTCTGaggcagctggagagagagaaggctctACTGCAGCACAAGACTGTGGAGAGCCATCGCAAGGCAGAGAGTGAGGCAGACAGGAAACGCTGCCTGGAGAACGAGG TCAACAGCCTACGAGACCAGCTGGACGAAATGAAGAAGAGAAATCAGAACTCACACATATCCAACGAGAAAAACATTCACTTACAAAGACAG CTGGACGAGGCCAATGCTCTGTTGCGTGCGGAGCAGGACGTGGCCACAAGGCTGAGGAAGGCCCAGACGGAAACAGGCAAGCAGGTGCAAGCTCTGGAGGCTGGGGGCAGAGAGCTGCAGGACAAGTGCTGCCTGCTGGAGCGCTCCAAGCTCACGCTGGAGAAGGAGTTCATCGGGCTGCAGGCAGCActggaggctgagaggagagaacacagccAGGGCTCTGAGACCATCACAGACATGCAGG GGCGAATCTCGGGGCTGGAGGATGAGGTTTGGCAGGTGAGACAGGCCCTTTCCAAGgcagagactgagaagagacaacTACAGGAGAAACTCACTGATCTGGAGAAG GAGAAGAACAACAAGGAAATAGACATGACGTACAAGCTGAAGGTGTTGCAACAGGGGCTGGAGCAGGAGGAGGCATCACACAAAGCCACCAAGGCACGGCTCGCGGACAAGAGCAAGATTGAGTCGATCGAAGGCGCCAAGTCTGAGGCCATGAAGG ATATGGAGCAGAAGCTGCAGGAGGAGAGGGCGTCAAAGCTGCGTGTGGAGAACAGGATGTTGGAGCTGGAGAAACATAGCAGCATGCTGGACTGTGACTACAAGCAGTCCCTGCAGAAACTAGACGAGCTTCGCAGGCACAAGGAGAGGCTCACCGAGGAGGTGAAGAACCTGACCCTGAAGATCGAGCAAGAGACCCAGAAGCGCAGTCTTACCCAGAACGACCTGAAGGCCCAGAACCAGCAGCTAAATGCCCTGAAGACCTCTGAGAAGCAGCTGAAACAGGAGGCCAACCACCTGCTGGAAATCAAACGCAGCCTGGAGAAACAGAACCAGGAGCTACGCAA agagaggcaggactCAGATGGCCAAATGAAGGAACTTCAGGACCAGCTAGAGGCTGAGCAGTATTTTTCT ACGCTGTATAAGACCCAGGTGCGGGAGTTGAAGGAGGAATGTGAAGAGAAGAGTAAACTCTACAAGGACATACAGCAGTCACTTCAGGAGTTACAAGAGGAGAG gGACTCCCTGGCGGCGcagctggagatcactctgacCAAAGCAGACTCGGAGCAGCTGGCTCGCTCCATCGCTGAGGAGCAGTACTCAGACCTGGAGAAGGAGAAGATCATGAAGGAGCTGGAGCTCAAGGAGATGATGGCCCGACACAAGCAGGAGCTGGGCGAGAAGGACATCACCACCGGCTCG CTGGAGGAGGCCAACCGAACCCTCACCAGCGACGTGGCTAACTTGGCAAATGAGAAGGAGGAGCTCAACAACAAACTCAGGGAGACGCTTGAAG AGCTGCAGACGTCCAAGGATGACGAACAGCAGATGAGTCAGATGAAGCTCACGTTTGAGAAGCAGCTCCAGTCAGAGAGAACACTGAAGACCCAG GCTGTGAACAAGCTGGCGGAGATCATGAACAGGAAGGAGGTACGTGCGGCAGGCAGTCGGCGCGGCAACGACATTGATGTAcgcaggaaggagaaggagaatagGAAGCTGCAGCTGGAGCTGAGATCGGAGAAGGAGAAACTCAACTCTTCCATCATCAAGTACCAGAGAGAGATCAACGACATGCAGGCG CAAATAGCGGATGAGAGTCAGGTACGCATTGAGCTGCAGATGGCCCTGGACAGTAAGGATAGTGACATAGAGCAGCTACGTAACCTCCTCAGCTCCGCCAACGTTTCCTCCCTGGAATCAGCCAGTATCAACAGTGGACCAGACTTTGATGCGGACGACGCCTACACGG AAATGAGACTAGAGGGATGGCTCTCACTGCCGGTGAGGAACAACACAAAGAAGTTTGGATGGGAGAGAAAG TATGTGGTTGTGAGCAGCAAGAAGATTCTGTTCTATAATAGCGAACAGGACAAAGAGCTATCCAACCCCTACATGGTGCTGGATATCGA TAAACTCTTCCATGTGCGACCTGTCACTCAAACAGATGTTTACCGTGCTGACGCCAAAGAGATCCCCAGGATATTCCAG aTTCTGTATGCCAACGAGGGAGAGTGTAAGAAGGAGCCTGAGTTCCCAGTGGAGCTGGCAAGTGGAGAGAAGTCCAGCTACATCTGCCACAAGGGCCATGAGTTCATCCCTACACTCTACCACTTCCCTACCAACTGTGAGGCGTGCACCAAGCCCCTGTGGCACATGTTTAAGCCTCCTCCTGCCCTGGAGTGCAGGCGCTGCCACATCAAGTGTCACAAGGACCACATGGACAAGAAGGAAGAGATCATCGCACCCTGCAAAG TGAACTATGATGTGTCCATGGCCAAGAACTTGCTGCTGCTGGCTGTGTCGCAGGAGGAGCAGCAAGAGTGGGTGGGACGACTGGTCAAAAAGATCACAAAGAAGCCGCCGGCCCCTGAGCACTTTGCCCGCTCCTCGCCCCGTGTCTCCATGAAGGTCCAGCCCAGCCAGTCCATGAGGCGGCCCAGCAGACAGCTGCCCCCCAGCAAGAACAG TCCCCCTAGAGCCGACGCCCCCAGGATGCAACGAGAAGATTCCAAAAGTGGCCATTGA